The nucleotide window GCGACGTTCGCTGCAATCAACGCCCAGGTCAGTAAGGGTTTGCTTCTGGTAGGGTTTCTGTCTTTAAGAGGTATCACGGACGCAAACTATGCGGCGAATACTCAGAGGTCAATGCACGCCGAAAGGGCTTAGTAACTCTGCACGCAAACCAAAAACTGTTTCGAATAACAGGCAAGACACGCAAAAATACTTTTCTGAAAACACCCGCTATCGCAGGCGGTATGTGCCGAAAGTGAAAGCGAAAAATCACCATACCCTGAACTTGGCCAATAATATCCGACTTCGCAATCCAGCCATCGTCCTGACGCCGGTTGTCTCCCTGCGTGCGCAGATAACTTGAAGTCACCTCTCTTACCCGATGAAGTACAACTTTTCCGTCTCTAAGGAAGAACACGAGATCACCGGGACAACATCGCTCTTCGCAACTGCTAATCCAAACTTTGGTCCCAGGCCATACAAGCGGAAGCATACTACTTCCACGAAGCCGTACGCTGAAACCACCTTTTTCCAGAAGTTCTTCCAAAAAATCAGGATGAACACAAAGCTGATGCATGAACCCTAACTGTTACCCTGCGGGAAAGTGCACTCTCCCGGCGCAAAAGGTGCGCATGGAATACAAAATGCTTCGAACTCAGCACTTTCCTCAATGCAAGGAGCTTCGTATGGCGCTTTTTTCTGATCGGAAGTTGTATCAAATAACTTATTGTTTCTATCGATTTTATCCATCGCCTCTTCCTAATAATAAATGTAAGCGTCGCCACTGTTAGTAATGACTACGTCACGAAACCCATCACCGTTGACGTCACCAGGAAAACCTGAACCGCCGCCACCTGCCCATGGAAAGATATATTCAGCCTGCGAACGTAAGAATGCTGTCGCGCTACCTGTTGTATAAAATACCGAATGAAAACCAACGCCTACGGGGGCTTCATCTGCACTAATTAAAACAAGGTCGCAGCTGCCATTAAAATCAAGATCACATAGCGGTCCGTGAACAGGATGCTGCCCCAAAGGCATCGCAAAACCATAATAGTCATCGGTAGCATTGGCTACGTTGTTGGTATATACGATTGTATTAGCACTCGAATATCCGCCGTTGCTTGCTAAATACACAACAACTTCCCCTTGGCCAGGCTCATCAACATCAGCCTCGAGCGCTTGGAATACGGCTAGATCATAGTCACCGTCATCATCGATATCGCCGACGTTGCGTACCAACGACGCATAGCCCGAGCTGTAACCGTTGGCATTGCCGATTCCAGGTCCTCCGCTATCAAAAGGTGTCCCGAGAGTGATCTGGGACAGTCCACCGCCTGCTGTGTAACTGCGTCCCAAGATCAAATGCAATTCACCATCTACGGTCTGATCTGTGCGATCGGTACCGGCTCCGCTCACAACAAAATCGTCGAATCCATCACTATCAATATCACTCACCGGACTAAGACCAAAACGGCCCAAGCGTACACCCGTAGCACCTTCGAGGAAAAAACCATTTGGAACGACATCGCCAAGTCCTGTATCAGGCAAGGTAATCGTAGTCCCCGACGTATAGGAAGCGGAACCCAAAAGAACAAACACTCTTCCGTTTCGGATCGTGGGGCCAGCGGAATCACCCAAACTTCCGATAATCAAGTCATGAAGCGGTTGACCGGCATTGTTATCGTTGTTGAAGTTGCCTACCGATGCCATGGTCACACCGAGGCCACCAAAAAAGTCTGTGCCTCGAATACACACATCCACTTCGCAGGTTGCATCGTTTCCGTCGGTTACACTGAGAACCGAGGGGAAAACCGCTTTGCCATAGATGATATATATCGAACCGGCATAACCAGGCGAATGGTTCTCAAAGGAATCGGAAAACGCAAAATCATTCATTCCATCGCCGTTGAAATCGCCGATGCCTACAGCTTGATCTGCCAAGGAACTCGTCGAACCGTAGGTAAACGCAGTCGTATAGGCTGATTGTGGATTGGACGGGAATCCAGTGTCGGAGCCAAGCACAAGATAGGCTACCGCAGTTCCGCTGACGATAAAGTCGTCAATCGTATCGCCGTTGACATCGCCAATCGCAGAAATAACGCGACCCATACCGCCGGTTGCAGGCAAACCCAATCCAAGTTCGGCCGCCCGGTTTTGTATATGAGCTGGACCCACTTGATTGAAAGCGTCCTTTACAAAAACACTATTGGCACCAATCGTCGCGCCAAAGGGCGTCAGACTTCCTCCGAAATCCTCGCCACGTACCGCACAATATTTTGCTGAACCAAAACGTTCAAAGCCCGCAATAACCTCTGTTTGAGAATCACCTGCAGGCTGTGGCACACTGCTGAGTTCTAACTCGCTACCGGCCGCAGCATCCCATGCAGCAGTGTCGTTGATTGGGCTCGATGCACAACGCAGCAGGTAGCGTTGGAGTAACGCAAGATCACCATCACCGCCTCCAGATACCGCGGTCCAGGTAACGGTAACTTCGCCTCCACGGCGCTGAGCCACCTCAGTGGGATCCGTGAAATAAAGAACAGCAGGGGTAGCAATAGCATCCGGTGGGGGGGTCGTATCGACGTTAACCGTAATACTGCTTTGCGCCGCCGGGTCTACTAGTTTGGCAGTCAAAACGATATCAAGCCCGTCAGCAACGCTCACACAGAAAATCGCTAGGCTTGTCGATATCTCGGCGGTGGCGGTGGCGGCATCGCTATCAGGGCTACCTCCTACCCACAACTGAACTTCATTACCATCTCCAGCATTGCTAGAAAGAATTACCTGAAGTTGCAGACCATCTTGTTGATCGTCACAATCACCATCCATATTGAAAAAGTCACCATCTTTAGGTGAAACAAAACTTAGTAGCGAATCTGCAATGGTTCCGTTGACGACAACAAAGCTTCGCACACTCGACTGAACGGTGCCGTCGACATTTCGAACACGGATGCTGTTCTGTCCTTCGGCAAAGGTAAAAGCTGGGAAACTTGCCGTACCATCTTCACCCACAGTGGCGGTAAGCCCGGTGTTGACAAATGAGACACCATTTTCAATTTCCAAATACAGCTCTGCATCTGGGAAAAAGCCCAAGGTGTTTACGCTTACCGCAAATTGGAAGCCGTCCAAGCCAGTATCCTGGTCAGCGGTACTATCGAGAACAGCGCCTTCTTGCGGTGAAACAATCTCAATCACACTCGAGACATGGCTATCGCTACACGCGCTAACTGAGAAAAGTAAGAAAAACAATGCAAAAACTTGCCGAGTCATGGTGCTATTCATTAAGATTCGTGCCCCCTATTTTAGCGTCAGGAACTATAGGCGGTTTTTCCCTACAGTGCAAAGGGCGAAATCAAGTCTTTAATATTGTTTTTATTGAGTTTTTCGGCCGATTTGAAGTAAAGGCTGTGCGGTGGGTTTGGCGGTAATCCAAGAATGGCGTGCTCGAAGCTGCTTGTCCTCGGACATGAGATGATCCTCAACACACTCGATAAGCTCGTTAGTCCGCTGTTTAAAGGGCCCTGTAACGGCTTCCGAAAGGACTTGCCCGTCTTTCACCAATCGAAACTTCTTGTTTTTAATCAATTGATATTCTGTAAGCGCCTTACGACAAGCTTCAAGATAAGGACCCAATGCATCACCGTTTTCAGCCAGTGCTGATGCATAACAACGCTTGCAATAGTGACGTAGATCGCAATCCCGGCAACCGTGAATATCCGCCCAACGCAGAGAGCGAATAAACTTTACTTCACTCCCCTCAGCATAGACATCCGACAATCGATCTTGCCTTGCATCACCTAGAGGTACCTGCAGTTGTGTGCAAGGCCGAATCTCTCCGTTCGCTTCAATATGCACGCTTTGCTGACACGCTCCACAGGGCGCGTGTGTGATCGGAATATGTCGATCCTGAGCAGCAGTGCCCCGTGCCTTGCGAAGTGCGATGATATCTTCATGGTCCAAGTCATGCTCCGAAGGAGCACGATCCCCATCTTCCCGTGCCGAGATCCCTTCACCCACCATATGCCTTGCACCCAACGACTCTACAAGCTCGACATACGATGCGTAGTCATGGACGTTTTCCTTCATGGCCGGTGTTTTGACCAAAGTCGAAACCTTTTCGGCCACTAAGTAACGAATCGCATCCACCGTTTTATTCCAAGAACCTTTTACACCTGTAATTGTATCGTGCTTTTGAGCATCGGGCGAATACAAACTGATCTGAACTTCATGCACCGCTAGCTTAGCAAACTGTTTCGCCATGGACTGATCCACTCGCAATCCGTTTGTAAAGATCGTTACACAAAACTGTTTTGCACGGGCGTAGGCAACAAGTTCTAAAAAATCCTTACGTAGCGTGACTTCGCCGCCTGATAGAGTTAAAAACAGCACGCCCAGCTCAGCTAACTGATCCATCAGCTGCTTCACTTCCAGAGTATCCATCTCGCCTTTTTGTCCGTGAATCTGATAGCAATGCACACACACTTCGTTGCATCGATCAGACAGCTCCAACATCGCCGAAAGCGGCGAGGAACGTCTGACTTGGCGTTGTACAATGTCTTTAGCGAGAGCCATGATAGAATACTATTTAGAGCTTTGAGTCCCCAGGTCCAAAGCCCCGAGCTTATGAAGTTCCGACACAAACGCCAAAACATCCGAACTAAGTTGCTCAATGGTGACATCATATTCTGGGGCAAGCAAGTCGATGATTTCACCGATGCTTCGGCCATCCGCCATCTGCCAGACCCTAGACCCTAAGGGGTTGAGTACGTGCACCTTTTTCTCATCGATGACCACAATCACACTCTTGCCATCGTATTGTCGTGCTGCTACGCGGAAAGACTGCTTGATCGTTGTTTGATTGTTTATGGTATCCACTTATTTTTCACTCGCTCTGTTTTCAAGAAGTGCACGGTGACTTCTTTCAAGCACTGTCTCTATTTCCGCAACTTCTGTCGTCTGAGTCAAGTCATCCAATGCCTCAAGCAACGAGCCTGCATTCTCTGTTGCTAATTCAGTCAATACGTTTTGTTGCAAAAGCATCGCCTGCCGAAGCCTTTGCATGTCGTGTATTTGACTCGTACTGCCCTGACGCACACCGTAGATTGCCCTTAAAGGAAGATGTATATTGCCGCAAAAAGGCTGCTGCAATGCCTCTTTTTCCCCACCCGGCAAAGCCCAAGCGACCCAAGCATGCTGGTCTCGAATGAGAGCAACACGGTCCACTACAAACCACGGCAATTCACTTAGATTGGCCGCGGTCGTTTTACCCGCACCGGAAGGCCCGACAAAAAGCACAGCCGTGCCTTGGCATTCAATGCCGGCAGCGTGAAAAATCAACGCATTTGATCGTCGTAAGATGGCAATTGCGATTGCAATCAGTCCATCAACAAATGCGGCGAGATTGCACTCGACTGTCATCTGCGCATCAAAGATCACCTCAGATTTCAAAGACATTGATACCTGTGCCCCACCCCAAACGCCTTGACCTTGACTACCTTGCCACTGCCATTGTGGGGCATCCGTGCGAAGGACAAAAATGCCATCTTGAAAACGCAGATGGACATAAACATCGCCCAATACTTCTTCTCCGCTTATCTCGCCCGTGCAATCTTTGAGCATGCTTTTTTCTAACAAAAACTGACTTTGGAACTTTTTGTCGAGGTGAAAACGCAAACCCGCGAAAGCAAAACTCCATAACTCTTTTTCGTCTGCAGTGCTCAACGGATGACCTAGATCACAATAGGGATGGTATGATCAACGACGAGATGATTCTCTGCATCTTCCAAAGCTGCATGTTCTTTTTCACGTGACATTGCAAGAGCTTGCAGTTGTTGAAGAAGCTGAGCGTTGGACTGCATGATTTTTTCAAAGCTTTTTTTGCTTAATTCAAAGGCCAGCGTTGCATGTTCTGCAACGACATCAGCGGTAATTTTTTTGCCTAAAACAAGGGCAATTTCTCCTATGACCTCGCCTGCTCCCAGGCGCGCCAGTTGCATGATCTCGCCATCCTTTGTCCGTCGAGTCACCTGCACCGCGCCGCTGGCAATGCAATAGAGGGCGTTTGGGTTTTCACCGGCCTTCAAGAGTGTTTGTCCCTGCTCGAAACGGACTGCTTTAAACTTGGATAGCACTTCACCTTGATCGCGCAACGCGTGCAAAATAGGATTAAACACCAACAGATCGGCAAGCATGCGCCGGTGGCAAAAACTTCCCAAAGCCTCGGCAAGCTTTGCTTGCTTTGATATCTGCCTTTCAACTTGCTCACGTTGCAGCACGAGCAGTGAACAGGGTGATTTGCTGCGCAAGGTGCTGTACCTTGGTGCATCACTAGTAAGGACTTCTTGTCCCACTACCGAAGCCGCAGCAAGTTCGCGACTCAATCGGCGAGCTTGATGGTCTGTGCGGTAGTGCTCGAGCTCGCCATGAAGCAGGCAATACCATTCACTGCCATATGCGCCCTCGCTGAAAACATACTCATCCGCCCCGTAGTGACGCAGATGAGCTGAACTTAACAGAGCAGTAAACGATTGTTCATCAATCTCCGAAAACAACGGCAACATCGGCACACTGTCTTTCGAAGCTGGAAGGTCTTGCATCAGGAAACTTTCCAATTGTTTCTCCGCTCGCCCAAACAACTGCTCTTCGTCAAGCTTGAGATCGCCATCAATGCTTTTACACGAAGTGGGCAAGGGCGGTGTCCACGATTTTCGATCAAGCTTGGCCGATGCCGAAGAAAAAACAGCGGCAAGTTTCGAGAACTGGGGCTCGGGCGCTGCACCAAACTGCACGGCATACTCTGCAGCAAGCACGGCCAAGGGAAAATCACCAGCGCTCTGGCAGAGTTCTTGGACCTTAAGCAAGGCTGGCATCGCAAGAGCGCTGCCCTTTTTTCTGCCAAGCACCAGCGCCATCGTTAATACACAAAGTGGATGCTGTTGTTCGGTGTCGGTTTCTGGCAATGCGAAGCGCAAAGCCTCGAAAGGCTTAGATAGCAGCCAGGCCCGATAAGCCCG belongs to Myxococcales bacterium and includes:
- a CDS encoding S24/S26 family peptidase produces the protein MHQLCVHPDFLEELLEKGGFSVRLRGSSMLPLVWPGTKVWISSCEERCCPGDLVFFLRDGKVVLHRVREVTSSYLRTQGDNRRQDDGWIAKSDIIGQVQGMVIFRFHFRHIPPAIAGVFRKVFLRVLPVIRNSFWFACRVTKPFRRALTSEYSPHSLRP
- a CDS encoding radical SAM protein — its product is MALAKDIVQRQVRRSSPLSAMLELSDRCNEVCVHCYQIHGQKGEMDTLEVKQLMDQLAELGVLFLTLSGGEVTLRKDFLELVAYARAKQFCVTIFTNGLRVDQSMAKQFAKLAVHEVQISLYSPDAQKHDTITGVKGSWNKTVDAIRYLVAEKVSTLVKTPAMKENVHDYASYVELVESLGARHMVGEGISAREDGDRAPSEHDLDHEDIIALRKARGTAAQDRHIPITHAPCGACQQSVHIEANGEIRPCTQLQVPLGDARQDRLSDVYAEGSEVKFIRSLRWADIHGCRDCDLRHYCKRCYASALAENGDALGPYLEACRKALTEYQLIKNKKFRLVKDGQVLSEAVTGPFKQRTNELIECVEDHLMSEDKQLRARHSWITAKPTAQPLLQIGRKTQ
- a CDS encoding PqqD family protein, which produces MDTINNQTTIKQSFRVAARQYDGKSVIVVIDEKKVHVLNPLGSRVWQMADGRSIGEIIDLLAPEYDVTIEQLSSDVLAFVSELHKLGALDLGTQSSK
- a CDS encoding cyclic nucleotide-binding domain-containing protein, with product MNYETANRAYRAWLLSKPFEALRFALPETDTEQQHPLCVLTMALVLGRKKGSALAMPALLKVQELCQSAGDFPLAVLAAEYAVQFGAAPEPQFSKLAAVFSSASAKLDRKSWTPPLPTSCKSIDGDLKLDEEQLFGRAEKQLESFLMQDLPASKDSVPMLPLFSEIDEQSFTALLSSAHLRHYGADEYVFSEGAYGSEWYCLLHGELEHYRTDHQARRLSRELAAASVVGQEVLTSDAPRYSTLRSKSPCSLLVLQREQVERQISKQAKLAEALGSFCHRRMLADLLVFNPILHALRDQGEVLSKFKAVRFEQGQTLLKAGENPNALYCIASGAVQVTRRTKDGEIMQLARLGAGEVIGEIALVLGKKITADVVAEHATLAFELSKKSFEKIMQSNAQLLQQLQALAMSREKEHAALEDAENHLVVDHTIPIVI